AACGCGAACACCGACTCCAGGGTGGCCGCCGCGATGACCAGGCCGAGGACCGCGTACGCGGCGCCCTCCTGCCCGAACCCGAGAGCCAGCACGGCCGCCGTCACGGTCAGCACCGCCCCGATGCCCTGGGCGAACCGCTTGGGCGGCCCAGCCACGAGCTTGGGCCGTGCCGGCAGCCGCGGCGTGATCACGCGGGTGACCAGTTGACCCAGCGGGCTCAGCGTCGGGCCGGTCAGCACCCGGGCGACGAAGCCGTACGCGATGACCGCCGTCAGCCAGGGCTG
This genomic stretch from Phytohabitans rumicis harbors:
- a CDS encoding DUF4395 domain-containing protein, which gives rise to MAGTLFSFPNPVNEVSARLVAGGVVILSAAAIVLDQPWLTAVIAYGFVARVLTGPTLSPLGQLVTRVITPRLPARPKLVAGPPKRFAQGIGAVLTVTAAVLALGFGQEGAAYAVLGLVIAAATLESVFAFCVGCKIFAGLMRIGWIPETVCADCNDIWSRAQAGTAST